In Candidatus Aminicenantes bacterium, the sequence GCCAGGTATTGGCCGTCGGCCAGGTCGGCGCCGGCTTTCCAGTCTCCCTGCAGCCCTTCCTGATAATTGCCGCAAAAAATGGTATTGACGACGATGCCCCCGGCGATGGCTTCGCGGCATGACTTCTTGTAGTCGATCGTCCCTTGCGTGAACGGTTCGTTGCCGGCGATGAAGATCATTTTCAGGTCATTGCTATTCCGGTTCCACTGCAGCTCGCTGACCGCCTGGGCGATCACCTGGCCGCAGTACTCCTGGCCGCCGTTGGTCTGGAGCTTGAATAATTCCTCGGAGATGCGGTCCAGGTCGGCGGAGAGCGGGACGATGCAGCGCAGGTAGCCGCCGGACGCGGGCAGGCTGTCCTGGCCGTATTCGTACAGGGCGACCTGCAGCTGCGGCGTCTGGCCGTCTTTCTTGGTCGAGGTCAGTTCGTTGACGATCTTCCAGAGCCGGGCCTTGGCCTGGCCGATCAGGCCGTCCATGCTGCCCGAGGTGTCGAGCAGGATGGCCAGCTGGATCTGCGGCCGAACGGCCGCTTGGGCCGCGGCGCCGACGCACAGCGCGACGATAAAGAGCACGATCATTTTTTTCATGTTGCCTCCTTGAGGTGCTATTAGACGGCAGGGATGAAAAAATTTCCGTTCGGCCAATAATTAAGAAAAATGTGTCCGCCGTTCGCCCGGAAAGTTTTGACCTGCCGAGGTTCGTCTTCGCTATCCCATGGCGTCGTCCTGCGGTCTGTCGGTCGTGCAGGAACCCCGCTCATGGGATGGCCGCTCGACTCACCGGGCAGGTGCCCAAAGCCTTTCCTGAGGCTCACGGCAGACACATTTTTCTTATCCATTTTCACCGTAACTTCTCCCGTATAACCTTGACAAACCAACGGCTTGGACATATAGTTAGAGCCTTATAGCAAATTCAAAATTTGTTCTTTGACAAATTTTAGAATTTGCTATCTGAGGTTCTTATCCAGCTCTGCTGGATAAACGTTCTTCGCCAAGGACGGAAAATGAAATCACCCTTCGCTCCGCGCCAAAATTATGAACAAAGCCGGAAGCGGGTCGGTTACACTCCGCGCCCGCAGACCGAAGCCGCGGCCTATGCCAAACTGGGATTCAAATGCGGTTTGGAGGTGCACCAGCAGCTGAAAACCGCCAAGAAGCTTTTCTGCCATTGCCCGGCCGGGCGCTACCACGAGCACGACGACTTCGACGCCGAGATCGTCCGCCACATGCGGCCGACCCTTTCCGAGCTGGGCGAGTATGACGGCACGGCGCTGATGGAGTTCAAGACGCGCAAGGTCGTGGTTTACCGCATCAAGAACGAAACCACCTGCACCTACGAGATCGACGACACGCCGCCCTTCCTGCTGAATCCCGAGGCGGTGGAGATCGCCATGGGCATCGCCCTGCTGCTCAAGACCAACATCGTCGGCGAATTCCACATTACCCGCAAGCAATACCTCGACGGCAGCATCCCCACCGGTTTTCAGAGGACCGGCATCCTGGGCATCGAAGGCGAGATCCCCCTCAGCCGGAAAACGGTGCGCATCATCCAGCTGAGCATCGAGGAGGACTCCTGCCGGGAAATATCGGATATCGGCCACACCCGAATTTATTCCACCGACCGCCTGGGCATGCCGCTGATCGAGACGGTGACCTACCCGGACATGAAGACCCCCGACGAGGCCGCCGAGGCGGCCCAGTACATCCGCTTCCTGGCCCGCAGCACCGGCAAGGTGCGCACCGGCATCGGCGCCGCCCGCGAGGACGTCAACGTAAGCATCAATGGCGGGACGCGGGTGGAGATCAAGGGCGTGGCCCATATCGCCCGGATCCCCGAGCTGGTCCACAACGAGGCGTTCCGCCAGAAAGCCCTGCTGGAGATCAAGCAGGAATTGGCCAAGCGCAGCGTTGATTCCGGCCAATGGGCGCCTGTGCACAAGACCGTCGACCCGGACGCGCTGCCCGTTGATTTATCCCGGCTGAAGGAGAGCCTGGAGAAAAAAATGCGGCTGCTGGCCGTGAACCTTCCCGGCTTCAGGGGCATCCTGTCGTTTTTCACCCAGCCCGGGAAAATGTTCGCCGACGAGATCAGCGAGCGCCTGAAGGTCATCGCCTGCCTCGAGCAGCCCAACCTGCTCCATTCCGAGGCGCTGGCCCCGGCCGGGAACGAGGAAACGTTCGCATGCATCCGTAAGCTGCTGAAAGGGGGCGAGGCCGACGCCCAGCTGCTGTTCTGGGCGGCCGACGACGATGTGAAGACCGCCCTGGAGACGATCGCCGAGCGCTGCAAGCTGGCCTTCCTCGGCGTGCCCAACGAAACGCGAAAAGGCTTCGCCGACGGGA encodes:
- a CDS encoding VWA domain-containing protein; this translates as MKKMIVLFIVALCVGAAAQAAVRPQIQLAILLDTSGSMDGLIGQAKARLWKIVNELTSTKKDGQTPQLQVALYEYGQDSLPASGGYLRCIVPLSADLDRISEELFKLQTNGGQEYCGQVIAQAVSELQWNRNSNDLKMIFIAGNEPFTQGTIDYKKSCREAIAGGIVVNTIFCGNYQEGLQGDWKAGADLADGQYLAIDMNQTLPVIQAPQDKEISRLSQELNQTYLAYGTAGASGKARQKEQDANAAGLSSEVAVQRAAAKAAPQYSNPAWDLVDAKKAGQVKLEEMSEAELPQEMKGMSAEKRNEYVAALQGKREALQKKIAGLNSERERFVEGALKNQATAGTLDSAIIDALRQQAARKNFLLKK
- the gatE gene encoding Glu-tRNA(Gln) amidotransferase subunit GatE, with the translated sequence MKSPFAPRQNYEQSRKRVGYTPRPQTEAAAYAKLGFKCGLEVHQQLKTAKKLFCHCPAGRYHEHDDFDAEIVRHMRPTLSELGEYDGTALMEFKTRKVVVYRIKNETTCTYEIDDTPPFLLNPEAVEIAMGIALLLKTNIVGEFHITRKQYLDGSIPTGFQRTGILGIEGEIPLSRKTVRIIQLSIEEDSCREISDIGHTRIYSTDRLGMPLIETVTYPDMKTPDEAAEAAQYIRFLARSTGKVRTGIGAAREDVNVSINGGTRVEIKGVAHIARIPELVHNEAFRQKALLEIKQELAKRSVDSGQWAPVHKTVDPDALPVDLSRLKESLEKKMRLLAVNLPGFRGILSFFTQPGKMFADEISERLKVIACLEQPNLLHSEALAPAGNEETFACIRKLLKGGEADAQLLFWAADDDVKTALETIAERCKLAFLGVPNETRKGFADGTTIFERVLPGPDRMYPDTDSAPIPVEEELIVRARAGIPVDVHARFAQFRQWRVPEDTFAFLLKHNLAPLLEKLQAGLGVAPRFAATVLGHDLKHLLGRQPHSRGSSGPLYQGLSGPAAGFSFERLYDLFAFLKQDKLELEIIKLLLPVVLEHPNMDFQSLLTTVNFKKLSRKEVLAPLPILKEKFKKIRTSKDPGAEARWIAGNLRRPALGNMPLRELAALLGEGGDR